The Gemmatimonadota bacterium genome has a segment encoding these proteins:
- a CDS encoding zinc ribbon domain-containing protein codes for MDDCERLYRRLVHNVRASAPDLLTRPFEVAQLYQQLVSYRENRSALGFASNDEYELALLQLLAGSRGFLEGEPEMQHALRAELESPNPDLTAYRAFAAAAVRLGAGPLRDVMLRPTPEGSRSVSTASPQDQFVIAARPTESVETPPETAIPAAAPSAPPVSPPRASAAPPPAAPRTIMPVSRPVPQPAKPGQGCRYCGTGLPDGREVVFCPGCGHNLTIKHCPACSTELEVEWKFCITCGRENGA; via the coding sequence ATGGATGACTGCGAACGACTGTACCGGCGGCTCGTGCATAACGTGCGGGCGTCCGCACCCGACCTGCTGACGCGCCCGTTCGAGGTCGCCCAGCTCTACCAGCAGCTCGTCTCCTACCGCGAGAACCGGTCGGCGCTCGGCTTCGCGTCGAACGACGAGTACGAACTCGCGCTGCTGCAGCTACTCGCCGGATCGCGCGGGTTCCTCGAGGGTGAGCCGGAGATGCAGCACGCGCTGCGCGCCGAGCTGGAGTCTCCCAATCCCGACCTCACGGCCTATCGCGCGTTTGCGGCGGCAGCGGTGCGGCTCGGTGCCGGCCCCCTGCGCGACGTCATGCTTCGCCCCACGCCGGAGGGATCGCGATCGGTCAGCACGGCGTCCCCCCAGGACCAGTTCGTCATCGCTGCGCGACCGACGGAATCGGTCGAAACTCCCCCGGAGACCGCCATTCCGGCTGCGGCACCCTCAGCGCCGCCGGTATCTCCTCCGCGGGCCTCCGCGGCCCCACCACCAGCTGCTCCCAGAACGATCATGCCCGTGAGCCGTCCGGTCCCCCAACCTGCCAAACCCGGCCAAGGGTGTCGTTACTGCGGGACCGGACTCCCGGACGGGCGCGAGGTGGTGTTCTGTCCGGGGTGCGGCCACAACCTCACGATCAAGCACTGCCCGGCATGCAGCACCGAGCTTGAGGTGGAGTGGAAGTTCTGCATCACGTGCGGGCGGGAGAACGGAGCGTAG
- a CDS encoding ArgE/DapE family deacylase yields MTLPARGDARALLQGLVRYDSRNPSLCPGAPGEGPVATWLAEVLTQWGMTVTLQPVAPDRHNVIARVGPSHGPGRSLMFNGHLDVVDVGQMVHPPFDASVAGDRMYGRGTSDMKGGVAAMCAAAARVAPQLTGPLLVAAVVDEEYESLGTRALLASGIRTHAAIVTEPTCLTIGPAHRGFTWVEFECSGVAAHGSRYDLGVDAIAHAAALVGELGHLEATVLDARRHPLLGRPSLHAATISGGTGWSTYPDRCVLRIERRTLPGETTPDVLAEFERACDTVRAQVPNLRVTMRHILTQAPSDVAADAPIVASLGAALRDTGQPGPLTGVSAWTDAALLNAAGIPAICFGPGDMGLAHADEEYISLHEVDRATDALARLALDWTAAP; encoded by the coding sequence ATGACCCTTCCCGCCCGCGGCGACGCGCGCGCACTCCTCCAGGGACTGGTGCGCTACGACTCACGCAATCCGTCGTTATGCCCCGGCGCCCCGGGGGAAGGCCCGGTGGCCACCTGGCTCGCCGAGGTCCTGACGCAGTGGGGCATGACGGTCACGTTGCAGCCGGTCGCCCCCGACCGCCACAACGTGATCGCGCGCGTCGGGCCGTCGCACGGCCCCGGCCGCAGCTTGATGTTCAATGGACACCTCGACGTCGTGGACGTGGGACAAATGGTGCACCCCCCGTTCGACGCCTCGGTCGCGGGGGACCGGATGTACGGCCGGGGCACCTCCGATATGAAGGGCGGCGTGGCGGCGATGTGCGCCGCGGCGGCTCGTGTTGCCCCGCAGCTCACCGGTCCCCTGCTCGTCGCGGCTGTCGTCGACGAGGAGTACGAAAGCCTCGGCACACGCGCGCTGCTCGCGAGCGGCATCCGCACCCATGCGGCGATCGTGACGGAACCCACGTGTCTGACGATCGGGCCGGCGCATCGCGGCTTCACCTGGGTAGAGTTCGAGTGTTCAGGTGTTGCCGCGCATGGCAGCCGATATGACCTCGGGGTCGACGCCATCGCCCATGCGGCCGCCCTGGTCGGCGAGCTGGGACACCTCGAGGCGACGGTCCTCGACGCACGGCGCCACCCGCTCCTCGGCCGGCCGTCCCTGCATGCCGCGACGATCAGCGGGGGCACGGGGTGGTCGACGTACCCGGATCGCTGTGTGCTGCGCATCGAGCGCCGCACGTTGCCCGGAGAGACAACGCCCGACGTACTCGCCGAGTTCGAGCGCGCATGCGACACCGTCCGCGCACAGGTCCCGAACCTCCGGGTGACGATGCGCCACATCCTTACTCAGGCGCCGAGTGATGTCGCGGCCGACGCCCCAATCGTTGCGTCGTTAGGTGCCGCCCTTCGCGACACCGGACAGCCCGGCCCGCTCACGGGCGTCAGTGCCTGGACGGATGCGGCGCTCCTCAACGCGGCCGGGATTCCGGCGATCTGCTTCGGCCCAGGTGACATGGGGCTGGCCCACGCCGACGAGGAGTACATCTCGCTCCACGAGGTGGATCGCGCGACGGATGCCCTCGCGCGGCTCGCGCTCGACTGGACCGCGGCGCCCTGA
- a CDS encoding ribonuclease HI, which translates to MSPDLRPLVAVFADESCLGNGKEGENPGGAGVLVEFPHHDTLVRRALWVSEPATTNNRMALRSVIEACRALSRKGNRCRVVFTTDSRYIVDGMTRWVHDWARRGWKRKTGAIENLDLWQEAVRTASGHDVEWRWVRGHAGHAQNEFANDLAVRAATELSASDGLVDAGFDAWLAARTAARKASRLEPFPEAHAFRSSRALPGPGHDVLTP; encoded by the coding sequence TTGAGCCCCGACCTGCGCCCCCTGGTTGCCGTCTTCGCCGACGAGTCGTGCCTCGGCAACGGCAAGGAGGGAGAAAACCCCGGCGGCGCCGGTGTCCTGGTGGAGTTCCCGCACCACGACACCCTCGTGCGGCGTGCCCTCTGGGTGTCGGAACCGGCCACCACCAACAATCGGATGGCGCTCCGCTCCGTGATCGAGGCGTGTCGCGCCTTGTCACGCAAGGGCAACCGATGCCGCGTGGTCTTCACCACCGATTCGCGCTATATCGTGGACGGCATGACGCGCTGGGTCCATGACTGGGCGCGGCGAGGCTGGAAGCGCAAGACAGGCGCCATCGAGAACCTCGACCTCTGGCAGGAAGCCGTGCGCACCGCGTCCGGCCACGACGTGGAGTGGCGCTGGGTTCGCGGACACGCGGGCCATGCCCAGAACGAGTTCGCGAATGACCTGGCCGTGCGGGCCGCGACGGAACTCAGCGCGTCCGATGGGCTGGTCGATGCGGGGTTCGATGCCTGGTTGGCCGCGCGCACCGCCGCGAGGAAGGCGTCACGCCTGGAGCCTTTTCCCGAGGCACACGCGTTTCGCAGCTCCAGGGCGTTACCCGGCCCCGGGCACGACGTCCTCACTCCGTAG
- a CDS encoding 3-hydroxyacyl-CoA dehydrogenase family protein yields MSEIQRVAVVGGGLMGSGIAQVCAQAGMETCVIEVDAARAAKAQAAIERSVQKGVERGKLSAADGAATLARVRASAELGDVAGCDLVIEAIVEQLDAKQAMWRAVDALATPSAIFATNTSALPVADQAAVTTRADRFVGLHFFSPVPAMPLVEVVRAITTSEATVDAALSFVRRIGKVSILAKDTPGFIVNLLLVPYLNDAVRAYAHGIASVADIDTGMTLGTGVPMGPLALCDAVGLDTMAHVGRVMFDAFHEARYATPPLIHRMVASGWLGRKSGLGFYDYTSSPPRPREIRG; encoded by the coding sequence ATGAGCGAAATTCAACGCGTTGCCGTAGTGGGGGGTGGACTGATGGGATCGGGAATCGCCCAGGTCTGCGCCCAGGCCGGGATGGAGACCTGCGTTATCGAAGTCGACGCTGCGCGGGCCGCGAAGGCGCAGGCCGCGATCGAACGATCGGTGCAGAAGGGGGTTGAGCGCGGCAAGCTGTCCGCTGCTGACGGTGCTGCGACACTGGCCCGGGTCCGGGCGAGCGCCGAGCTGGGCGACGTCGCGGGATGCGACCTGGTGATCGAGGCGATCGTAGAGCAGCTCGACGCGAAACAGGCGATGTGGCGTGCCGTGGATGCCCTGGCGACCCCGTCAGCGATCTTTGCCACCAACACGTCGGCGCTTCCGGTGGCTGACCAGGCCGCCGTGACGACGCGCGCAGACCGCTTTGTCGGCCTCCACTTCTTCTCGCCGGTCCCGGCGATGCCGCTCGTGGAGGTCGTGCGCGCCATCACCACCTCCGAGGCCACGGTGGACGCGGCGCTCTCCTTCGTCCGGCGGATCGGCAAGGTGTCGATCCTCGCGAAGGACACCCCGGGATTCATCGTGAACCTGCTGCTGGTGCCGTACCTCAACGACGCCGTGCGTGCCTACGCGCATGGGATCGCGAGCGTGGCCGACATCGACACGGGAATGACGTTAGGCACGGGTGTCCCGATGGGCCCCCTCGCGTTGTGCGATGCCGTGGGCCTGGACACCATGGCACACGTGGGCCGCGTGATGTTCGACGCCTTCCACGAGGCCCGGTATGCGACCCCGCCGCTCATCCACCGGATGGTCGCGAGTGGGTGGCTGGGCCGAAAGAGCGGACTGGGTTTCTACGACTACACGTCCTCGCCTCCCCGTCCCCGGGAGATCCGGGGATGA